CGGTCCTGATAAACGGATGCAGGTAATTTCCAAAATTCTCATCAGACATAGCCGTGGATTATTCATAAACAGCCACATATAAAACTATGCAAGGTATTGGAAAAAAAGTAGTTTTTATGTAACTACAATATACATCATCTTCTTCTCTGTATCCTTCTCTTTTCCATTCTCCTTGGTAACACGAAGCATTACATTATATTTTCCCGGTTTAATATAGGTATGCACCGGACTCTTTTCATATGCTGTTTTTCCGTCACCAAAGGAATATACCCAGGTTTCAGGAGAACCTGTGCTTTTGTCTGTAAACAAAACTTCCAGGGGAGCACTGCCGGTTGTGACATCAGCCAGGAATTCAGCATTCAGTACCTCCTCTACAGGAGGTTCCGGTTCAGCAGATGAAAGAACAGTAATATAATCTGTTTTAACCTCAGTATCAGTGCCATTATCATTGGCTACTTCAAGCGAGACAGAATATTTCCCGGGATTATCATAGATATAAACCGGATTCTGTTCCACGGATGTGCCTTCATCGCCAAAGTTCCATTTCCATGACAGAGGATTTTCTGTACCTGTATAGGTGAACCGGATCCCGGTGCCGGCTTCTGCTTCGGTAATATCAGCACTGAAATCAGCAGAAGGCAAAACCGGAACAGGTTCAGTAACTGTAATGAAACCTGCTTTCTCCTCAAAATCCGTTATATTGACTCCGTCTTTAAGGATGCTGAGTGTTACACTGTATGTACCGGGTTCTGTATAGATGTGTACAGGATTCTTGTCATACGCAGTATCACCGTCTCCAAAGGAGTAAACCCAGTTATCAGGTTCTCCTAAACTTAAATCAGTGAATGAAACTTCAAGAGGTGCACTGCCGGTTGTAAAATCAGCAGTGAAATCTGCATCAATTACTTCTTCCACAGGTGGTTCAGTTACAGCAGGTGCTGAAAAGACATTGATATAATCTGCCTTAATTTCAGTATCGGTTCCGTCTGCATTACTAACTTCAAGTGTAACTGTATATTCTCCGGCATTAGCATATGTATACACCGGATTTTTTTCCACTGATGTACTTCCGTCACCAAAGCTCCATAGCCATTTTACAGGGAAATTCTTACTTGTGTCAGTGAACCGGATCTCAGTGCCGGCTTCTGCCTCCATTATATCCGCAGTGAAACCTGCAACTGGAGGGAGAGGTTCATCATTAACAGTAATGTATTCGATTTTCTTCTCGCTATCCCTTTCAAGACCGTTAGATTTGGTAATGAGGAGCATCACAGTATATTTGCCCGGATTTGCATAGGTGTGTACAGGATTTTGCTCATATGCTGCTTTACCATCTCCAAAGGAATACACCCAGGTCTCAGGTGAACCTGTACTTATATCAGCGAACTGTACTGCAAGAGGATCTGAACCAAATGTTACATCAGCAGTGAAGTCAGCATTAAGTACTTCTTCAGGGGCAACAGGGACTGGAAGGACATTAATATAATCTGTCTTAACTTCGTCATCTGTGCCATCGGCATTAATTACTTCAAGCGTTACTGTGTATATTCCTGCTTCACTGTAAATATGAACAGGATTTTGTTCTCCGGATATGACTCCGTCACCAAAGCTCCACTGCCATGAAACAGGATTTTCTGAACTTATGTCAGTGAACCGGATCTCAGTGCCGGCTTCTGCTTCTGTTATATCGGCAGTGAAATCTGCGACCGGAAGGACAGGAACAGTTTCAGCTTCAGTCACTGTTATTAAACCTTTCTTCTCCTCATAGTCCATCTCATTGCCGCCATCCTTAATAACACGGAGAGTTACAGTGTAGGTTCCGGATTCAGTGTATGTATGTTCAGCGTTCTGCTCATAAGCGGCACCACCATCTCCGAAGTAGTATGTCCAGTGTTCAGGCTGCCCGGTACTAATGTCAGTAAACTTAACGGTAAGCGGGGCACTGCCGGTTGTGACATCAGCAGTGAAGTCAGCATTAAGTACTTCTTCAGGGGCAACAGGGACTGGAAGGACATTAATATAATCTGTCTTAACTTCGTCATCTGTGCCATCGGCATTAATTACTTCAAGCGTTACTGTGTATATTCCTGCTTTACTGTAAATATGAACAGGATTTTGTTCTCCGGATATGACTCCGTCACCAAAGCTCCACTGCCATGAAACAGGATTTTCTGAACTTATGTCAGTGAACCGGATCTCAGTGCCGGCTTCTGCTTCTGTTATATCGGCAGTGAAATCTGCGACCGGAAGGACAGCAACAGGTTCAGGTTCAGCTTCAGCTTCAGTTACTGTTATGAAACCTTTCTTCTCCTCATAGTCCATCTCATTGCCGCCGTCCTTAAGTACACGGAGAGTTACAGTGTAGGTTCCAGGATTAACGTAGGTATGCTCAGGGTTCTGTGCATAGATTGTTTCACCGTCTCCGAAGTAGTATGTCCAGTGTTCAGGCTGCCCGGTACTAATGTCAGTAAACTTAACGGTAAGCGGGGCACTGCCGGTTGTGACATCAGCAGTGAAGTCAGCATTAAGTACTTCTTCAGGGGCAACAGGGACTGGAAGGACATTAATATAATCTGTCTTAACTTCTTCATCTGTGCCGTCGGCATTAATTACTTCAAGCGTTACTGTGTATATTCCTGCTTTACTGTAAATATGAACAGGATTTTGTTCTCCGGATATATTCCCGTCACCAAAGCTCCACTGCCATGAAACAGGATTTTCTGAACTTATGTCAGTGAACCGGATCTCAGTGCCGGCTTCTGCTTCTGTTATATCGGCAGTGAAATCTGCGACCGGAAGGACAGGAACAGGAACAGGAACAGCTTCAGTTACTGTTATGAAACCTTTCTTCTCCTCATAGTCCATCTCATTGCCGCCGTCCTTAAGTACACGGAGAGTTACAGTGTAGGTTCCAGGATTAACATAGGCATGCTCAGGGTTCTGTGCATAGATTGTTTCACCGTCTCCGAAGTAGTATGTCCAGTGTTCGGGCTGCCCGGTACTAATGTCAGTATACTTAACGGTAAGCGGGGCACTGCCGGTTGTGACATCAGCAGTGAAGTCAGCATCTAATGAACTCTCTCCAGGAGGAACGGTAGCAGCAGGAGATAACAGGACACTGATATAATCTGCCTTAACTTCAGTGTCATTACCATCCGCATTGCTCACCTTAAGTGTAACAGTATAATTCCCGGACTCGTTATATATGTGAACCGGATTCTGCTCAAATGATGTTTCTCCATCGCCAAAATTCCACTGCCAGATTGAAGGGGTATTCAGACTTGTATCACTGAAATGAATTTCAAGTGGCAGTTCACCAGCTCTTACATCGGCAGTGAAATCTGCAACCGGAATTTTCTGCTCAGGAAGAACTTCTCCTGAAAATGTAATTCTGTATTCATGTTTTCCGGAATCCAGACCAATTCTCAGATAAGAATTGTCACCTGACAGACCCCAGTCTCCATAAACAATACCGTCCTTTGTAATTCCTGAAACAGAATTCCCGATCTGGTAAAGTATGATATCACCAGCAAGAGTTCCGTCTGTAACTATTGTTGCTGAATTAGCATTGCGGTTCAGAGTAACAACTTCAGTTCCGGAGATCTCAATGAATTTCTGTCCTTCAGCGTTAAGATAGCTGCCTTTTATTAAGGTTAAACGATAATCCAAAGCAGGATTATTATATCTGATATACGCAATATCTGCATCAGTCTCAAACCTGTCAAAAGATGAGACAAGGTCTCCGGAGTAGAAGTAATCCTCTCCTTTGGGTGAAGTTACTTTAAGAGCGCTGCCGCTGCCGTTAACTATAACTTCTTCTGCTGTCTTCTGTTCTTCATAGGCATAATCAGAGAGAAGTGCAGTTATTCTGTAAAGGTCCTCTGAAGGTTCTTCCCTCAGGTATAATGTGGGTGAGAATACCTCTGATTCCTTACTGTAACCGGCAATCCTTCCAACCTGCTTTGTAAGAATAACCTCTGAAGCGGGAACAGAGAACAGATTCATATGAACATTATTCCCATAAGGATTTTTAGTATCCCAGATTACAGAATTTGTCTCAATTCCTGTATTGGTCTCTGTTTTGTACGGAAGTGAGAGCCAGTCATATGCTGTACCGCCAAGTTTAAGATTTCCGTTTACATGGCCGGTTTCAGATTCTGAATAAGCATAGTCACCATTTAAATCTCTGGTAGGGGTAATGTCCAGACTTGCCGGACGGAACACATTTCTGTATACAAGTTCGCTGTTGCCTTCCAGACGATCAAAGAGAACAAAATAATCATTGTCATTATGAATAATTGTCCTTGAATAATCTACAGGAGATGCAAGCACATATGGATCACTCCATTCATCACCAATAACATGGTTAATTGTCTCCCTGGCAGTAAGCATGTCAGTCCACGGAGTCTGAACAATGTTTTCAACAGTCACAGGTGTATAAACACCCAGGAAGTTTCCTTTGTAAACACCTCTTGATTCACTGTCAGACCAGCTTGAAACCGGGTAAGGTGCAGCAGGATTTTCAATTGCAATACTGTTATGCTGGAATCCATAGGGTCCATAATGAGTATCAAGTACATACTTGTTCTCCCCTGCATCTGCCAGCAGAAGATTTCCTTCACCATAGTATTCAATTGAGAGCTGATCGTGGTGAGCTGAATCACGGTTACTGTTGGTCTTACCATTGAAGGTCATTAATGATAGCCAGTCAGAATCGGTCTCCCAGTTCTCCCTGAAAACCTGATATGATGCATCAGGACTCAGGTGATCAGTCCACGTCGGGGGAGACGGAGCAATGTTCTTATAATTGCCATAGACCATGTAGAAATATATATAGGGCATCTCATCATTCTCATATGAGTATGGCAGAAGATTATTCCCTTCCGTTTTATCAAGATAATTCATAACTTCTGCTTTTTCACCGTCATCAAGAAGATTAAGAATACCACTGTGATAAGTAACAAGCGTGTTTCCTGATGTTACAGCGTTGTTCATATATCCGTTAGGAAGTGTCTCCCAGATCTCCGAAGTAACGATCTTTTTTGAGACCGGATAATCATCAAAGATGTTTCTGTCATAATAATGACTGTATATCTGGAACCACCAGAGTAGATCAGCAATTACATATGATTTATATGCACCAAGGTAATTTTTACCGGATTCACTGTCAAAGCCGAATTCAATTAACGGCTTGTTATAGGAATGAAGCTCATCATTGATGAATAAATAATCAGTACCTGTTTTTTTCCAGTCTTCAGGAGATGATTGCAGAGGGATGTTGTCCGGATTTGTAAAATCCTCAAGAACAAGACCAGCTACAGCAATACTTGGATAAGCCTGGCCGTGATAATCTGAAAAGGTAACATAATCTCTGTTGGCACCATTCTCATTGAGATCAAGATAGGCAATATTGGCAAGTTCAGCTAGTTTGTTGCGTATGACCCTGTCATCAGTATCATTAAGATAAGGCTGAACCCAGTCATATGCAAGAGAATAATCTCTCACAGCTTTTGCCCTTTCCCATGATGACTGTGAACCAAGTCCAATATTTAACAGCGCCTCACGGGTTTTTTCTGCATATTTTTCATCTTTGGTAATCTGGTAACCCAGTCCGAGATCTCTTGTAAATGCCGCACGGTATAAAATCCTGTCATATGTCGGCCACTGAGGATCAGAAAAATCAAATGTCAGATAACTATCCGCTGTTTGAAGGATATATGACTCCCAGGAATTCCATGGTGATTCTGTACGATACTGATACCCAGGCACTTCACTTATGTCATCAAACATTAATGACGGATGCGATATACCGGTTGTTGACGCTGCTGATGCAAGCGCTGGAACTGCTGCAAGAAATAATAAAATTCCGACAATGAGCCCGAATTTATAATTTATGTTTATTATCTCAGATTTTTTGTTTTTTGTTGTCATTTTTTAACACCTCTGTAGTTATTTAAAGAACTCTGAACTCTGTTTACAGTCGATTCACGGGTAAAATTCTGATTTAGCCCAGGAAATCAAATATTCCTGAAGCTCAGACCCAGGATTTCAAAACTAATTTTTTTGAACCGGGTATGGCTTACACCCCAGTTGTAAAGAGTAATAGAACCACATATTACATAAAGATTATTGTTAGTGATAATCACTGAAACAAAACACAAATATATAACATACCTGAGAATTAATCGGATTGTCAAACTCTATAATATTGAAGATAACATCCCGACCGGAATCAGATTAAAAGAAACCAGGAAAAAATAAACAAAAACAGAAAACTTAAAAATTTTATATTAATAGACAGCCAGTATGGCTGAATGGAAAAAGTCAGAAACAGCCCCCGGTTTAGAACTTATACACCCTGATAAAAAAGATCAAAATTTGCATTAATGCCCGATATATCTATAAATACCGATTTTACAACACTCAGAAGTATGATAGTGTGGCTCTATGAAATAATCAATTCACTGAACTTTATGCTATTCGTATTTTTCATAATTCCTTTTATAATTACCCTTGCCATAATGCCCCACATTATCAGAAAATTAAAAGATAATGGATTTACTGCAAAGGATATGTACAAATCCGGTCTTCCGGAAGTTGCAGTGAACGGGGGAATAATTATACTCCTGGTATCCTTATTCTCAGTATCAGTAATCTCACTATTTTACTGCAATTATATCGAACCTGCAAACTACGTAATAATTACAGTAGTTACGCTCTTTGCCCTCTTTGGAATACTGGACGATATGATCGATATCGGAAGACCGGCAAAACTGATACTCCTCTATTACTGTTCTTATTCCCTGATAGCCTGCAACACTGCAACTTCTGTATATATGCCGTTCATTGGAACAACAGATCTCGGAATACTATATATCCAGCTTATTCTGCCGCTTTATGTTCCGGTAGTCGCAAATCTTGTAAATATGCATTCAGGATTTAACGGGATGGCACCCGGACTTTCCCTGATAATACTGATAACACTCATAGCCAAAACAATGATTGACGGAGAGATTCTCCCTGTATTATATATAGTCACTTTAACAGGAACACTTGCCGGATACTGGTTTTTCGAGAAATATCCGGCAAAGATATTCTGGGGAAATATAGGAGCACTGTCAGTTGGTGCTGCAATCGGATCAATAATAGTAGTTGAGGGATTTTTATTCAGCGGTTTTGTCATGCTTATTCCCCATACTGTTAACTTCCTCCTTTATATATTCTGGAGAATAAACTCCCGGAAATACCCGGTTGCAAAATTTGGGAAAATTAATCCGGACGGCACTCTTGAAGTCCCTAATGCACTGACCCTCAAATGGGTCCTGCCTTATTATTTCCCGATGAAAGAAAAGAGGGCAACAGATGTCATGTACATACTGACAATAATATTCTGTGCCGCAGGATTATTTATTCCCGGTTAGGCAAGACATAGACATATAAAGAGAAAAAAATTACCGGATATCAGGAGAGATTAAAATTTTTGAAACAATTGTATTCATCATCAGGGCTTCGTTGGCTTTTCTTCTATGCCTGTTTATTCCGGGATTCGCACTTTCCCTTGTAATTTTTCCGGAAAGTACAGAGATGCCGTTATTCAGGAGGATTGCACTCTCATCAGTACTAAGCATAATCTCAGTAATTCTGATAGTCCTTTTCATAGATGAAGTCCTGGCAATGAGAACTACGCCGGAAAATATATCAGTCTCGGTTTTAATTTTTACATCAGCTGGATTAATCATTTGGAAAACAGGAATAAAAATTAAAAGCAGGGGACTGAAACCCGGGTTTTTACCAGAGAATAACAATAGCGATGAAAAGAGAGAGACTCCGGGACAGCATAACGGAGAGCATATTATTCTGGATGAAACCAGCAGTATTTATGATACAACTGAATCAAAACAGGGAAATATAGAGGCAATATCTTGCGATTTGTTTATTTCCGGACAGCTTAAAGAAGCCAATGATAGAAAAAACGGGGATAAAGCCCAAATAAAACCTGAGCTTTCAGCATTATTCTTCCTGGAGAGAGACAATGATGAAGAACTGTATTTCTGACATAATTATATCTGAAAAACAAGCTAATAATATCAGTGACAAACAGAAGGAAAATATATCTAAAGTTATTAATTTAGCCACTGTATTCCAAAAAGATGCAGGATTACCTGAAATAAATCCCATCTCAAAAAAATACCATAGCAGTGAAGAACATAAAATTGTTCTTGAGACAGGCCATCAGCCAAATTACATGCCGTATTCAGGTGTATTTAAAAAAGCATTCCTTATAAATTATTTAATGGAAAATTTATTACCTGAAAATCCTGATACAACAGCCTTTTTTGGTTTTGCAGACCAGAATCTGACAACATCACCATATATATATAAAAATGTAATTCCGGCTCAGAATAAAAACGGAGTAGAGAAGATTGGATTTACCATAAAAAAAGAAGATAGATGGAAATATTTCTGCACAATAAACAAACCGGAATTCTCAGAATGGGAAGATGAAACAGAAAAGATCAGCAGAATTTATTCCAGAAACAATAAAGAGGTCTATGATCAGGTCTCTGAAATAATGTGGAAGAGTTACGAAGGTGCAGAAAACTTTGCTGATCTCAATGCCTTCATTTTTTCCGGGATCTGCGCCGGGATTCTGGGTATTAAACTTCATTTTTTTCGTTATTCTGACATAAGCAAAGAACAGATATTTACTGAAGAAACAAAAAAGCTTCTGATGAAAGTTAAAAGCTATAATAAGGCCTATAATCAAACAATTGAAAAGGAAAATCTTAATCTGAGGCCTGTCAGACCAGAAGAAATTCCATTATGGTATCAGTGCAGATGTGGTGGAAAAGTATCCCTTGAAAGGACATCAGGAGAAACAGTCTCAGGTATATGTCCGGTATGCAAAAAAAGACATGAATTACTGCTAGAACAGGATTTCAAAGGTATCAGACATTATTTTAAGGATCTCAGCTTCTCCGCTGTTGCAAGAAACATGATCTTTTCTGAAGGACTTAGAGTGACTGCCTTCATATCAGGACCGGGAGGTGGTCTTGAATACGGAAGGGTATCGGATCAGATCTCTGCTTACCTTGGCTTTCACACCCCTGCAACCTTTGCATGGAGATCAAAGGACTATTACCTTGGAAATATCCATAAAAATGCACTAAGACAACTATACCGCACATATAATATTAACAAAAATGTTCTGGTTTCCCGGAATTTCCCTCTTCTGGTTTTAAGTGTTCAGGATGAGATGATAAAAGAAATCAGAAATTCTGAATCTCTGACTGCCGGAAAAAATGAAAACCGGAATGACTCAAAAGAACTTCAGGCAAAAAAAGGCAGACTTCTTAATCTTAAGAAAAACGGAATTATAACCTCTAAAATTTTCTCTTCAACTCCTTCAGCACTGGATCTCTTCATGAATTTTAAACCGGATTATATTTCCCGGAAATGGAAGGATGCCATAAACAGCAGTAGTGTTGAGCAGATGTACAGGGCATACATTTTTAAGAATGATATAACTTATGAAGAAAATATGGAAAATGAAGAAGATTTGAATAAAATCCCTCTCCTTTACCATAACGTCATAAATTTTCCGGTGAACTAATGACAAAAAATATTCTTGTTATAAGTCCCCACACTGATGACGGAGAACTGGGCTGTGGTGGTGCAATCTCTCGTTTCTGCGATGAAGGGTATAATGTCAGTTATGCAGCATTATCCTGCTGTGAAAATTCAGTGCCAAAAAATTATCCAAAAGACATTCTCAGAAAGGAAGTCGCTGCAGCCACAAAAATTCTGGGAATTAATGAACTTATTTTATTTGAGTATGAAGTGAGAAAATTTCCACAGTTAAGACAGGAAATACTTGACACACTTATAGAATTAAAGAAAGAGATCAACCCGGTTACAGTTTTTACTCCCTCATCATATGACACCCACCAGGACCATAAGACAACACGGGAAGAGACACTCAGGGCATTTAAGCAGTGTACAATTCTGGGTTATGAACAACCCTGGAATAATATCTCCTTTAATACCCTTGCATTTGTCTCACTGAAGAAAGAACATATAAACAGGAAAGTTGATGCCCTGAAATGCTATGAAACGCAGAAAAACAGACCCTATCTGAACTGTGATTTCATAAAAGGGCTTGCAACAACAAGAGGAACACAGATTGAGGAAGAATTTGCAGAAGCTTTTGAAGTCATAAAGTGGGTTTTGAGGTAAAAGTGTGAGGGGTTGTAGATATGAGAATACTTTTTGATATCGGCCATCCCGCACATGTTCATTTTTTTAAAAATACAATAAAAAAACTGGAAGAAAAGGGACATGAAATAAAGATAACTGCAAGAGATAAGGATTCTGCCCCGGAACTGCTTGAAAAAGCAGGTTTTGATTATATTAATGTAGGGAAACCTAAAGCCGGAATTCTGGGTAAAGCCGGGGCAATGATAAAATTTGATTACAGAATATATAATACAGCCAGAGATTTCAGACCGGATATACTTGCCGGATTCTGCTCACCCTATCTTGCCCATGTATCAGCTGCAATAAAAAAGCCTTACATATCATTTCTTGATACTGAAAGTGCAAGACTCAATATTTTCCTGAATAATCCTTTTGCAGATGCAGTATGCACACCTGAATGCTTCCTGAATGATTATGGAAGGAAGCATGTACGTTTCAGGGGATATAAGGAACTTGCATATCTCCATCCCGATGTTTTTTTGCCGGATATATCAGTTCTGGATGATCTGGGAGTAGGGAAAGATGAAACATATATAATTCTAAGATTCATATCATGGGCAGCATCACATGATATTGGACTCAAAGGAATCAAAAATCCCCGTGAAATAGTGGAAAGTCTGGAACAATACGGCAGAATATTCATCAGTTCCGAAAAAAAAACAGACAGAGGACTACAGAAATATGCCATCAATATCTCCCCGGATAAATTTCACTCTCTTCTTGCATTCGCAGATCTCTATATCGGTGAGGGAGGGACAATCTCAACTGAAGCCGCAGTACTTGGAACACCTGCGATACATATAGAATCAGACTCCAACGGGAGAGCCACAGGTGAAGGTTCAGGAAATTTCCTTGAATTGAGGGACAAATATGAACTGCTTTTCTTTTACCCCGGGCAAAAAGAGGCAACAGAGAAAGCAGCAGAAATTCTTGAAGATAAAAGTTCAGGACTCAGATGGCAGAAAAAAAAGGAGAATCTGCTCAGGGATAAAATAAATGTTACTGAATGGATGGCAGATTTCATTGAAAAATATCCGGAAATTTATTTATATAAACACGATAACACGGAGAGACGATAATGTATTCCATCAGTTATACAACCGATGATCCACTGCGTCTTTTTGCCATAAATCACTTTATCGACAAATCAGGTATTCCTGTAACAATTAACAGTAAAGAAAAAAAACTTCCGGCAGTAAATTACGGAACTAAAGAAGATTCAGAATTCTCAGTAAATATTCTCAGTTCTGATCTGACCGAAGACCAGAGAGGTATAATTCAGTATAAAGGTATTACTTTCCCACTCTGGCAGATCCCGGAAAA
The sequence above is a segment of the Methanoplanus limicola DSM 2279 genome. Coding sequences within it:
- a CDS encoding PKD domain-containing protein, with product MTTKNKKSEIININYKFGLIVGILLFLAAVPALASAASTTGISHPSLMFDDISEVPGYQYRTESPWNSWESYILQTADSYLTFDFSDPQWPTYDRILYRAAFTRDLGLGYQITKDEKYAEKTREALLNIGLGSQSSWERAKAVRDYSLAYDWVQPYLNDTDDRVIRNKLAELANIAYLDLNENGANRDYVTFSDYHGQAYPSIAVAGLVLEDFTNPDNIPLQSSPEDWKKTGTDYLFINDELHSYNKPLIEFGFDSESGKNYLGAYKSYVIADLLWWFQIYSHYYDRNIFDDYPVSKKIVTSEIWETLPNGYMNNAVTSGNTLVTYHSGILNLLDDGEKAEVMNYLDKTEGNNLLPYSYENDEMPYIYFYMVYGNYKNIAPSPPTWTDHLSPDASYQVFRENWETDSDWLSLMTFNGKTNSNRDSAHHDQLSIEYYGEGNLLLADAGENKYVLDTHYGPYGFQHNSIAIENPAAPYPVSSWSDSESRGVYKGNFLGVYTPVTVENIVQTPWTDMLTARETINHVIGDEWSDPYVLASPVDYSRTIIHNDNDYFVLFDRLEGNSELVYRNVFRPASLDITPTRDLNGDYAYSESETGHVNGNLKLGGTAYDWLSLPYKTETNTGIETNSVIWDTKNPYGNNVHMNLFSVPASEVILTKQVGRIAGYSKESEVFSPTLYLREEPSEDLYRITALLSDYAYEEQKTAEEVIVNGSGSALKVTSPKGEDYFYSGDLVSSFDRFETDADIAYIRYNNPALDYRLTLIKGSYLNAEGQKFIEISGTEVVTLNRNANSATIVTDGTLAGDIILYQIGNSVSGITKDGIVYGDWGLSGDNSYLRIGLDSGKHEYRITFSGEVLPEQKIPVADFTADVRAGELPLEIHFSDTSLNTPSIWQWNFGDGETSFEQNPVHIYNESGNYTVTLKVSNADGNDTEVKADYISVLLSPAATVPPGESSLDADFTADVTTGSAPLTVKYTDISTGQPEHWTYYFGDGETIYAQNPEHAYVNPGTYTVTLRVLKDGGNEMDYEEKKGFITVTEAVPVPVPVLPVADFTADITEAEAGTEIRFTDISSENPVSWQWSFGDGNISGEQNPVHIYSKAGIYTVTLEVINADGTDEEVKTDYINVLPVPVAPEEVLNADFTADVTTGSAPLTVKFTDISTGQPEHWTYYFGDGETIYAQNPEHTYVNPGTYTVTLRVLKDGGNEMDYEEKKGFITVTEAEAEPEPVAVLPVADFTADITEAEAGTEIRFTDISSENPVSWQWSFGDGVISGEQNPVHIYSKAGIYTVTLEVINADGTDDEVKTDYINVLPVPVAPEEVLNADFTADVTTGSAPLTVKFTDISTGQPEHWTYYFGDGGAAYEQNAEHTYTESGTYTVTLRVIKDGGNEMDYEEKKGLITVTEAETVPVLPVADFTADITEAEAGTEIRFTDISSENPVSWQWSFGDGVISGEQNPVHIYSEAGIYTVTLEVINADGTDDEVKTDYINVLPVPVAPEEVLNADFTADVTFGSDPLAVQFADISTGSPETWVYSFGDGKAAYEQNPVHTYANPGKYTVMLLITKSNGLERDSEKKIEYITVNDEPLPPVAGFTADIMEAEAGTEIRFTDTSKNFPVKWLWSFGDGSTSVEKNPVYTYANAGEYTVTLEVSNADGTDTEIKADYINVFSAPAVTEPPVEEVIDADFTADFTTGSAPLEVSFTDLSLGEPDNWVYSFGDGDTAYDKNPVHIYTEPGTYSVTLSILKDGVNITDFEEKAGFITVTEPVPVLPSADFSADITEAEAGTGIRFTYTGTENPLSWKWNFGDEGTSVEQNPVYIYDNPGKYSVSLEVANDNGTDTEVKTDYITVLSSAEPEPPVEEVLNAEFLADVTTGSAPLEVLFTDKSTGSPETWVYSFGDGKTAYEKSPVHTYIKPGKYNVMLRVTKENGKEKDTEKKMMYIVVT
- a CDS encoding MraY family glycosyltransferase, coding for MPDISINTDFTTLRSMIVWLYEIINSLNFMLFVFFIIPFIITLAIMPHIIRKLKDNGFTAKDMYKSGLPEVAVNGGIIILLVSLFSVSVISLFYCNYIEPANYVIITVVTLFALFGILDDMIDIGRPAKLILLYYCSYSLIACNTATSVYMPFIGTTDLGILYIQLILPLYVPVVANLVNMHSGFNGMAPGLSLIILITLIAKTMIDGEILPVLYIVTLTGTLAGYWFFEKYPAKIFWGNIGALSVGAAIGSIIVVEGFLFSGFVMLIPHTVNFLLYIFWRINSRKYPVAKFGKINPDGTLEVPNALTLKWVLPYYFPMKEKRATDVMYILTIIFCAAGLFIPG
- a CDS encoding PIG-L deacetylase family protein, yielding MTKNILVISPHTDDGELGCGGAISRFCDEGYNVSYAALSCCENSVPKNYPKDILRKEVAAATKILGINELILFEYEVRKFPQLRQEILDTLIELKKEINPVTVFTPSSYDTHQDHKTTREETLRAFKQCTILGYEQPWNNISFNTLAFVSLKKEHINRKVDALKCYETQKNRPYLNCDFIKGLATTRGTQIEEEFAEAFEVIKWVLR
- a CDS encoding DUF354 domain-containing protein; its protein translation is MRILFDIGHPAHVHFFKNTIKKLEEKGHEIKITARDKDSAPELLEKAGFDYINVGKPKAGILGKAGAMIKFDYRIYNTARDFRPDILAGFCSPYLAHVSAAIKKPYISFLDTESARLNIFLNNPFADAVCTPECFLNDYGRKHVRFRGYKELAYLHPDVFLPDISVLDDLGVGKDETYIILRFISWAASHDIGLKGIKNPREIVESLEQYGRIFISSEKKTDRGLQKYAINISPDKFHSLLAFADLYIGEGGTISTEAAVLGTPAIHIESDSNGRATGEGSGNFLELRDKYELLFFYPGQKEATEKAAEILEDKSSGLRWQKKKENLLRDKINVTEWMADFIEKYPEIYLYKHDNTERR